The DNA region TCTCCCATACACATTGTGTGGTTTCACCCtgattaattttatatttttgtttttttcttctgctccgTTGACAATATTGATTATCAGCAGTACATTtaagataagaaaagataaCCATGTTTAGTCAAGTCTTGGTATTATGTTAGTCAACATGTGATCTGTGTGTGGAGGCTCATTGATGTTGATGCACATTGCACTAATTGTCATAAAAACCCAATGTGGGAGAGCATCAGGAAGTGAGTGAGGAACACTATTAGAGCGAGGGcacaaaaagcttttatttgaacacaagacagcacacgtCAGTGAATGAACTCACTGAAGCACCACCTTTTATCTGCTATCTTTCTCTTATGTATGTTCATCTGCAGGGATGGACGATATCATTGGTCTGGTCttgatattggcagatattagcgtGAAACGTCAAATATTGGTATCGatagatatcaaaatttctgctgatatttacattgattttgcctgtgtatttcagcgtaaattttgtccatactaaaaattagtggagttttaggctgaacctgcacacctatgtcagttgaggtcttttttttattatcctcgttctttaaactttagtgtgtttttaGGGCTTAAGTTTTattccttggtcatcctcaaaccttaaagtgtgtccaaaaggactgaaatctcttgtctgaaaagcatatttaaatatcggtattggctaaaatgaatctctaaatatcagcatatcagcaTATCGGATACCGGTGATAATctaatatcctgcatccctatcCACTTGTTGTGTACGCACCCAGCCTAGAGATGTCATTAGCTCTGCACAGTTAGGGGAGCAATCCCTCTTCTGGGTCCTGTTACAAATTGCTCCAATTACTTTTTTTGTGTGATGactttttgatcatttgaaaaaaatcttaatcttGGCAGGTCAGGTTTCTAAGCTCCTAAGCCTGCCCTTCCTATACAGTGGTTTTCATCTTCTGCTgcagcctctgtacttttgttcttGAAGTCTTCTGCAAACAGCAGATTGGGATACTTTCACTCCTGTTTTCTGGAGGTGTTTGCTGAAGGAATTGGCCtctctgttccaatacttttggaggggagtgttTGTGTTGATTGCTCATGTTCATCAACAGAGCCACACCAGTGGTTTCTGAAGTTAAACTAATGCATTGATGCTGCTTATCTCAGCACATAGTTCACTTACTGCATGTTGGGCCTTCAGTCCAGTTTCCAGCCATGCAGATGATGGTTTTTTTACTCACTGCCCCCTCCACAGTGTATCCATCCTCACATTCATATTGAACTTCTGAATCAGCAGGGTACACCTCCTGAAATCTCTGGCCAACGATGACTGCATGTGGGACTTTAGGGGGCGTGCTGCATGCATTGATACTGACTgcaaagacaaacacatcattAATAGGTGAGCACTAAAGGTGAGGATGAAGTCAGCTTcacttcaaaaaaacaaaagcttagATTTTATGTTATTAAGACACACTTGTACAGCTAAAATGCAAAGGGACTGACTTACTCTCACAGATGGGCACAGAGGACCAGGCTCCATTTAAACACGTAGCTGTAGCGCTCCAGTTTTTCAGTTCATACCCATCCTCGCATGTAACCCTAATTGTGCTACTCTCGCCATACCAGCCAGTTCGTCTTTTATTATATTTTCCATTTGGTATCTCAAGGGGAACGCAGGCTCTTTCATCTGTGGGCAGAAGAAGGAATGTTGAAGATATTAGATATTCGCAGAAGCTATAGCTTTCTTCTAACATCTCCCATTTCGGCAAACAGGCTAACAATCCTAGCAGCATAATAAAAAAGCAAGTGCTTGttttggggagcaggtggcctagtggttaaaggtgctccccatgtacgtgggcagctagggttcgaatccagcctgaggccctttaccacatgtctcacccccactcttgaccctgtttctgactctatccactgtcctcctctatctaataaaggcacaaaaatgcccaaaaataaatcttaaaaaaaccccaaaaacaaGTGCTTGTTTGACAGTAGACAAGTCAATAACCAAATCTGAACCACCAAAGAAGTTCCTCAGATTTAAACCTGTATATTTTGTATGAATTGGAAACTGTGgtgatttgtaatttttggtcTTATTTTGTTAACTTCCTGTGTGACCACTTCCTGTGTGGAGTTTTTGTTCTCTCTTTACAGAGATTGGGCGTCTTCACCTGCACTGACTCTCCTCAATCCTGCACACCTGATACTCATCACTGCAATCACCACCCTGCTCTTAAGCTGTGCTCTGTGCCTTCACCAGTGCCAGATGATTCCCGCTTTCACAGTGGTATCGGCCAACTCCTAGTGCTTTCAGTGTTACTCTGAGTAATTTTGTAGAGATTTCTACTACGTGTGTTACCCTGAGACTAATCCTGCCTTCTCTTCcgtttttccagtgcctccacgAGCTGTCAGTGCTAGCACAATCTCTGCCACACTGCCGCACTCTCACTCCGGATTCACCAGCCTCCCCCCTCTTCACCTCACGCCTGGAGCTCTCACGTCCTTGGATTCCTCTCTCACCTCTGGAcctcaaccccccccccactgCCTGTTTACCCTACAATAAATCCCTTTAACTGCTTCACTGTGTCCGGTTCTGCATATTGGGTCCAACATTACAACCACAATCCACAGATCATTACAGGAAACATTTAACTTAATTGTTAGCAAAGACAAAGGGACTTGATCACAGAGTTAATAAAGAATGGACAGTTAGATAACTTTCCTTAAGAGAAGCAAGAGGAATCCCCCTGCCGACTGGCTGCAGTGTAGAGCTTTTGTAGACAGTCACTACTATAATGTCACTCATTACATGATGGACGTGCCACGGTAGATATTACTAGTCGACAAATTATTTAAGGTGTACTTGGGAGAAATTAAAGTAcgtaaaagaaacaaaatagaATATGCCtaatttaacaccaattttagtGACCCGGTCAAACAAGGTAGTTCATACTCAAggagaaaaacttgaaaaactGATGAGGCATTTCTTCATGCACAGGCAGTGATGTTTATGCATAAAAATGCCTTGATGCCTATCTAGCTATCCAGGAGAATtcctctttgtttagttttttattaaatgtcaCTAATGCTCATCAGACCACACAAAGAGACATCCGGacattctctttttttcttttttccaacaTCTCATTCGTTTGAAAAGTTGCCTGTAAACCATAGGCCAGGGATGGGCACCCTTGGTACCAAGAGGGGCGCATTAATTTTATAGTCAATGCAAGAGGCCAAACTGTTACACATTATGgaaatttttttattaaaacttcTATGATTACTAATAATTCAATGAAAGTTttgattcagtttttttcctcaaatgtcCTGTGACAGACTATGATTTATATCATGAATGATAGGGTTTTTATCACGCAATTTGTGTACGCAGTGTCCTTCAGCAGATCTCAATTGTGCAGACTAGTTCTAAATTCCCTATATGTCAGGAGATGACTAAAGCACACTCTCCATTTGTATACTGCCTCTGATTTTGATGTGATAAGCTTATGCCACTACAGCCCAGATTGataatttatgttaaaattaCAAGTAAAATTTATTTCAGTTCAGTACTTATGTACTTTTTACAGCAAGATGATGAAGGTCAAATCAAACTGGttcaatgaggaaaaaaaaaacactttctaacAATAACTGATAAACTGTCCCAGTAAGTTACAAACTGAGGACTTTGTTGggttaaaacaaacataaatgtgAAAGAGACATGCAGTTTGAGATAAAAACACCACTGTGGACTTTCTCACTCAAACAAACCAGAACACCTACCTATACATCGTGGCTCGTGAGACCATTCTCCATTCTGACATGTGCTTGTTGCCCACCATCCCTCCACTGCTGGTTTACGTCCACTCTCACAGCTGTAAGTAATCTCAGATCCGTGAGGATAAATTTGTTTTTCTGGGACAAAATAACCACCCACCAGGCTGGGAGCTCTGCAAGGCCAATGTGCACTTTGAGctgaaaaagatgaataaacAAAGTATGACTCTgaaatttatttatcttttaatagTAAGATTTTAATAAAAAGATTGATTATTTATCAATAATATAATTTATCATTCTTACCATACAAGGCTGCGGGAAGCCCaataagaagaagaaatccAAAGTATCTCGTTCTCATTTTGTCAGGAATTAAATCTTTACAGAGCAAAGAGTCCTTTTCAGATCAGGACACGTTAATGATTGCTGAGGGCATTCCCCCAAAAAGTTAAGAAATGTGAAGTAAACACTGAAACTTTGACTCTGACATCATGCTCTTACTCTCAAGCCCTCACACTGTTCACATGGAGCAGCAACATCGCAGAAACACAGGGGGTAAAACACAACTAAACTGTGTTGTGACAGAAGATGTAAATAAGTTTTCTGACTGAcagataaaaaatgttatttttaaggATTGTGTTTCAACTCTATCttggtattttattttgtataaaacacagcagcaaacATTGCAGCCTTTTGGAGTGTTTCCTCcatgtttttcttaccaaacACTTCTATTTGTTTACAGTCCAGATTTCAAAATGATTTCCCGGACTCCTGTGATCAGAGGTCAGCATTATGAAATAACAAACAGCTAGTGGAAAAGTTCAGGCTGGAGTACTCCACTCTGCTTCTCTCTGCACTTTCACTGTCTCATCAGCAAAATCAGTCTCACCTGCCGTGGAAAAACGGACATTGATAACTGTTCCTTCTGAATTTATAACACTGGAAATAAGttggtaagaaaaaaagaatgaagtACAAATTCTGGATTATCACTATAAAGCAAGCTTAGTGAAAAAAGACTGGCATTATACAATGCTCTGCGCTTATTGGGTCTGGCCTCAGACCAAAGATCTCAGACCTGATTCTTTTGCAGATTTCTTGCAGACCACTATGGTGAGACCCCGCCTCTGTCAGAATGGCAATACAAGCTGAaagtttcaaaacaaaattgtattaaacttctggttagggttagggaaagGGTTAAGGTGAGGGTTAGGGTACCAAAAGTAAAAGctcaaaaatagcaaaacatgTAATAAAATCGAGTGAAtcgtctgcttacaggaaactTTCCCctcatgaaaacacaaaaactcagCTAACGTAgcaaaggctaaagctaacgttagctttaGGAGCTAGGTAGATAATGCAGATATGTAGATCATGTagctaaatgtaaaattaacaaagctactttagctacataagctacgaaGGTAGAGTAGTTAtataactaacatagctaaagctaaaacaaaTTGAAGCTGTGCTATAAGAGATGCAATGGTATCATAAATTTCACAGTAATGTGGTGACAGAAGCCTCTCAATACTGTTGTGAACATGTGACGGCTTCAAACGATAGGTCTCGGAGCAtaaagtgtagttttttttgtggagcaggttttatttttcgtgttggaagaaaaagcaatgacccagacccagttttgttGCTGGCTGCTTCAGGTATCCTTTCAAAATCTCCACgtatctttctttcttcatgattccttccaccttgaTGAGGTTTccagttccagatgcactgaagcatccccacagcataatactcccaccactatgtttctccaaacatcaccaatgtctctgtggccaaagagctctagtttggtttCATCTTACCAAAGGACGCTCTTCCAGTATTCATAatccttctccaggttgtccttatacttcagtctggcttgaaggtgtctcttctgcagaaggggagtttttcttggtctgcaacctcacagtccattcctgtgcagggctctagtgatggtcttctttgagactacagttCCTGATTTGGCTGAGtccttcactagtgtcttgTCAGTTGTTcaggggtctttagacacatctgtCACTAGtgttctttccagagtctttaaaatctttcccttcctctgccaggcttgttttGGACTGTGTGGAACTCATTGAACTTCTCGATtatacttctcactccagtcCTCGACACTTGGAAATGCTTCGATAACTTCTTATATCcttctgctttgtgagcatcaacaattatttttctcaagtctgaactgatttcttttggttTTGGCATAGTGCCTTCCCAAGTGACTGTGTGTATACTGTGTGTAAAGGTGGAAATAACCCTTGGTTTTAACGATTCTACAGGCTTTGAGCATTGCAAAGTTGAGGCACATCCTTGACTTACAGTAGTTTTTGCAATGGCACGACTAAAAGGacagttctaaagggggctaataattttgaccctggtagtttttggtttgaGCGAAATaactttgtttctgtgtgcaaaataaaataatgtaagctttcaaaataaaaccaggatgtttggaaaagttgTACTAAAAACTCCTATCTTTAACAGCACTtagaaaatactgaaattttcatatgggggctaataattttgtccttaTGTGTACTTCTACAATAGGTCCACACATAATTTCATCCTGGATTAGACATCAgacctttattctgttttaattatgAGATGTTGTTAAGACTGTAATGTTAGCAGTGTGGTTATTTGTTCATTAATagagttgaattaaaaaagaaaaagacataaaatgttGATCCAGCAAATTATGTCACATGTGTTCTGATAGAGGCGGCCTCTCACATGAGTGATCTGGCCTCTTCCTTTTTCATCCTTACAAATCATATACAGAGCTCTGCATCTCTGCATCATTTATGCATAATTTTAATGCCTGAATAGCAACGCTTAGATAAATAATGACAGGACAACACTACTCTACAGGTGTGTCAGTAGtgttaatatttttctttagcatttgaaaaaaacctgaaaaaatacaagcaatcaatagacaaaaatgaaaacacttgaTTGTGTGTCATGAGATTGTCCAGTTATTTCATCATGTAGTaatcaattaaaaagaaaaaacataataaaataacaGAAGGATAAACAGTATTTTGTGTGATTGACAAGCAAACTTTATTTAATATAAAGTTATATAAACACATCACATAGCATGTGCAGAGACACAGAATTGGCCAACACAGCGAGATACATGCTTATATACTGTCATCCTAGAGTGACAGAGTTTTATAAGGTCGCTTTacagaaaagtggaaaacaagacaacaaaaacgACAAACACTAAGTTGAGTGTATGCAGGGGGGCAGGTTTAGGAGAGACTGTacgctgtggtgaacaggtggtgcttgaggagtttttttaaatgtgaggaTGGAGCATTGTGGATGTTTTCGGGGAGGGTGTTCCAGAGGATGGGGGCTGTAGTTCTGAacgctctgtctccataggtatGAAGTTTGGTGGTGGAAGCAGTGAGGAGGCCAGTGTCTGAGGACCAGAGGCTCCGGGTCGGGGTATATGGATGaaggaggtcagagaggtaCCGAGGAATAGCAAGAATAACTTACAAAAATTTCTAGTATTTTCATATCTGGATGAGATAGTGTGGATTTTTATTCAGATTGAAAAGACTTAATGTGCCTGATACAGACTAAATGATTGAATTAAAGAATGCAGAAATGAAACTGCATTTTGGGCTCCATAAGAGGGAgaagacagtaaaaaaaaattgtaactGACTCAGGGCTTGAGTTACCTCTTTTTCTGGAACAGGCTTGAGCTACCTCTTCAGTTTGAGATACCTCCCTCTGAAACAGAAAACTCATTTTCCCTCATTTCAGAATATGCAGACAAGAGGTTTACACTAAACCTGCTTAATGAAACTGCTCTTGATCTCATCTTGTCAAAGCATGCATTGTGTTTAGTGCTTTGCAAGAGACGCCAGTATTTGAGTATTTCATCAGGACGAAAGCCATGTGATGTTACGAGATGGCTGTACCTGCAGCTGGAATAAGACACCCGCCAGTTGTGGAATAGGACTGGACTGGGTGGAGGAGTGGGCTTTACACCAAGCTTGGCCAGACATAATCCCACATACACAtcttccagatgaatgtgaggAATATTCAGTGATGCTTGGTAGAGTTTTGTTGCCAAGTCTCCTGAGAAGACATAACCAGTCCCAGAGCAGAAGGTGGGATACCTGTTACCAGGGTACAGCTCAGGGGGCATGTACCATTTATTGTTTCTGTCTCGGAATGGTGTTTGGTTTTCCAAAATATGACCTGTGAAGTAATCTGTCTTGGGCTTTATTTTTGGTCGGAGTACACTGTGAATGAGGTACTCAGTGTTGACGAACATGTCGCTGTCTGTCTTCATAACATAGCTGACTTGTGGGCAGTGTAACGCCACCCAGTTCAATCCCATCAATATCTTAATGGTCAGGTTGTTGTAGGTATCGCTGAAGTCCTGCTGGATGATATCATGATGCCTGTTACTCTCTGCTTCAAGCATCTTCTGCTGCAAAactccaccattttttccaagCAGAAACAGCCGAATGAAACCTGGAGCCAAACTTTCATTTCCCCATGTCTGTCGAATGGCGTTTCTGGCTTCCTCTTGCCGAGCCTCTGTGGTTATCAGCAACACCAGAAATGGTGCCTGTCTGCTCTGTGAACATTTTTCGGGCTCATTGATGATATAAGCATAAGGCCCAGGGGTGATATTGTCTCCGTGTTCTCCCTCCACAGTGACTGCCATGGTGGTTTTAACGTCAGGCACTTCCTGAGGCGACTGGGCAGCTTCCTTTTGTGTGCTGATGTTGGCAATGGTGGTCTGAGGACTGATAGCCAGCCTAGTTTCGGGTATTTGATGACTCACGTTCAGTTTGGTTTTTGTGGTGTTTAGTTTATCACCCCAAAACAACTTAGGAATGTGCCTGAACTCCAGTCCTTCTCTGACAGTAGGCTGATTTGCTTGTTGAACCAAGAAGAGCAGCACTACCAGAAGTGACAGGAGACAGAAGAGATATTTCATGAATGAATGGCAGTGATGTCTTTTCCACTGCATGGTTACAGCAGGACTGATCCACTCAGAGAGTCGGCTTATCTCCAGCAGCTCCTGAGCTGGCCTCAATTCCTTAGAGGTAAAGGAAAGTGTATTCGGTTTGTTGTCTAAAGAGCTGTTACATGCAGATgatttctcatttctaactgtCCAAATCTCTGTGCTTGCTTTACAGTCCAACAGTAGGGTAGGAGTCCACTCTGATGTTGCACATCCATTACCTGggagacagagaagaagatATTCATGAGCAATGGGATGGACAGTTAAGTCTAAAAGCGGCTCTCAATTTGCTGCAGTGGCAGGGTGGCCATTGAAATGTTTTGAAGAATCCCTGAATAGTCTGTCAACACCCGAGGACCATTGGGGGGGCTGTCACAGATTAACAattgttaatcattaatataatataatacggaagaggattagggacaCCCAAGGAGAAAATGATTTTGGGTAACtcgagaataaagtcgaaatttcaagaataaagttaaaatacagtttcaagattaaagtcgtaatgatgagaaaaaagtcaaaacttgcTGTTACAGTCTTAGacactgtgtgtttatgtgctgaAGAGAAAGAATCTCAGTATAGTTTCACATTTTCATCGAAGGCGTAAGGCATTTTGTGGAGGCAGTCAGgattctctgttattgtcttaaatactcatacattgACAGAAGAGACATAACAGTTCTcatctcttttcctcttcctctctgtctgatcacctgtagagaTGCATATGATTTTATCATGATACTTGGGTCCCAATTCAATATCATGgcgattttaaatattttgcaatacagtgagtattgcgatactgtatattgcgatctataccatttttttcaaccgTTAAGCTGATTTAACATTAGTCTTACCCTCAtgttgcagtattttattttcatgtagcacttcttgcaaacctcacaTGTCATGTCCGTGTCATTCGTGCCCTGCTTTCAGCCTAATGTCCTtgccctggtgctgccatgtttgttgtactaactttttCCTGCTCTATTACGGTCACCTTTGACCTTTGCTAACCTCACTGGACAAatatttttccacatatttttccattattttagacttcagttcatattggaatgaatttgaaaaaaatcgatacttggtggacgagacgaGACGATATATCACCACACAAAATATTGCGAtgctatgctgtatcgattttttctcccacccgtACTAAACAACGTCAACGACATTTCTGAAGCGAAGCATGGAGGTGCTGCATGAATGCAGCAATGACAACATATggtgatttttatttctaaattccaTACAAAAATCTAATGTACATGGTAGTggtttaaacataaactgttaTGGATCGGTTAACCGATCCTAACATCAAAGGTCTGTGCATCGGTCTGTGGAGCCTTGGATCGGTAAAGATGTAGCATGAATCAGTCTTTATACTGATTTTAACATTAGAGATCGGTTCACTGAGCCTCTGCTGCTTGTTATCAGAGCTCTTTCCTCTAGCTCTGGGTCAGCATCTCTAATCTCGAGCCACCCATGGTGACCTTACCTTAGAACAAGAATTGCATTAGCTATAGGTGCTCTATAGGTAACTAGATGTTTTTCACTGGTCATCGCCGAAGGAGTGATACTGAGAAATGTCTGCTCGTCTGTATCGTTTGGAGAATGAGATGTAGTATAACGGCATcacataaatctcacctgtagGGATGGCAGAGCTAAATTTTAGCAAAGATTCTAATGCTAAATGtagcacaaacagacctgaaaataataataataataataataataataataataataaactttactTGTagagcacctttaaaaacagaggtttacaaagtgctttgacaataagcagaatcacAGTTACAACAAAGcaccaaacacaaataaacactctTCGTAGTTAAAACTCGGGAACTCTCCAGTCATCACCATAACCACAGCCCATTTTATTCACAGGCGTTACAACTGTAATGTGCTACTGAGAGTGACTGATTGGGTGACATAATTAATACGCCTGAGCCCACTGatgtgatat from Cheilinus undulatus linkage group 13, ASM1832078v1, whole genome shotgun sequence includes:
- the LOC121520223 gene encoding beta-1,3-galactosyltransferase 2-like; this translates as MSREFGLGLLLLPCPTLALLSLVWVDTSNSGLAALMDDTPKGDWPLEIGVLLFLVQQANQPTVREGLEFRHIPKLFWGDKLNTTKTKLNVSHQIPETRLAISPQTTIANISTQKEAAQSPQEVPDVKTTMAVTVEGEHGDNITPGPYAYIINEPEKCSQSRQAPFLVLLITTEARQEEARNAIRQTWGNESLAPGFIRLFLLGKNGGVLQQKMLEAESNRHHDIIQQDFSDTYNNLTIKILMGLNWVALHCPQVSYVMKTDSDMFVNTEYLIHSVLRPKIKPKTDYFTGHILENQTPFRDRNNKWYMPPELYPGNRYPTFCSGTGYVFSGDLATKLYQASLNIPHIHLEDVYVGLCLAKLGVKPTPPPSPVLFHNWRVSYSSCRYSHLVTSHGFRPDEILKYWRLLQSTKHNACFDKMRSRAVSLSRFSVNLLSAYSEMRENEFSVSEGGISN